A genome region from Thalassotalea euphylliae includes the following:
- a CDS encoding nitroreductase family protein: protein MSHQIIKDLSDRYTVKKYDASKKISAEDMAVIKESLRLSASSINSQPWKFIILETDEAKKRFHDTFANMHQFNQPHATEASHVILFAYNPSYTKDDYRKVVDVEVSSGHLPEERYNDILDGAFGFAEANTDENGNNSDWTKAQTYLALGNTLHVLARLGIGSTPMEGVDPALISELFAEELDGHVCDVALAMGYHKDGEDYNYGLPKARLPQEATITVL from the coding sequence ATGTCTCATCAAATTATCAAAGATTTAAGCGATCGTTACACCGTTAAAAAATACGATGCAAGCAAGAAAATTTCGGCTGAAGATATGGCAGTGATCAAAGAATCACTTCGCTTATCAGCGTCTTCAATTAACTCACAGCCGTGGAAGTTTATTATTCTTGAAACAGATGAAGCGAAAAAACGTTTCCACGACACATTTGCAAATATGCATCAGTTTAACCAACCACATGCAACTGAAGCATCGCACGTGATTTTATTCGCTTATAACCCAAGCTACACAAAAGATGACTACCGTAAAGTGGTTGATGTTGAAGTGTCTTCTGGTCACTTACCTGAAGAAAGATACAATGACATTTTAGATGGTGCGTTTGGTTTTGCTGAAGCAAATACTGATGAAAATGGAAACAACAGTGATTGGACTAAAGCGCAAACATACTTAGCATTAGGCAATACACTACACGTACTAGCGCGCTTAGGTATTGGTTCTACTCCGATGGAAGGTGTTGATCCTGCGCTTATCAGCGAGCTTTTTGCTGAAGAGCTAGACGGCCACGTGTGTGACGTTGCGCTAGCAATGGGCTATCACAAAGATGGTGAAGACTATAACTACGGCCTTCCAAAAGCACGCTTGCCTCAAGAAGCAACCATTACTGTGTTATAA
- a CDS encoding alpha/beta fold hydrolase, translating into MNTLSAWQAAGELVKLNGQNIFVRQGGLKHGQVLVLIHGYPSASWDWQPIWNKLGQHFRLITLDMLGFGFSDKPIGVDYLIREQASLFTSLLKKLDVTDYHILAHDYGDTVAQELLARQLEPIADPKILSCCLLNGGLFPESHRPVLLQKLLLSPLGRVVTLFTTKSALKRNFHKIFGKNTPPSEEVIDGLWQLLMHNNGRRIMPKLIHYIVQRKQNRERWVGALTNAQVPLKYICGMTDPISGVHMAARFGELIADADVCELNDIGHYPQLEAPKQVLDAFFDFYHGQAPHEKPA; encoded by the coding sequence ATGAATACATTATCAGCCTGGCAAGCAGCGGGCGAGCTGGTTAAATTAAATGGGCAAAATATATTTGTTCGCCAAGGGGGGTTAAAGCATGGGCAAGTATTGGTGCTTATTCATGGTTATCCCAGTGCTAGTTGGGATTGGCAGCCCATTTGGAACAAACTAGGGCAACACTTTCGCCTCATCACCCTAGACATGTTAGGTTTTGGTTTTTCCGACAAACCAATTGGTGTTGATTATCTTATTCGTGAGCAAGCGAGCTTGTTCACTAGCTTGTTAAAAAAACTTGATGTGACTGATTACCATATACTGGCTCATGACTATGGTGACACGGTTGCTCAAGAGTTGTTGGCTCGCCAACTTGAACCAATTGCCGACCCTAAAATTCTTAGTTGCTGCTTACTTAATGGTGGTTTGTTTCCAGAATCACATCGTCCTGTACTGTTGCAAAAGCTATTACTTTCGCCACTGGGAAGGGTAGTAACCCTATTCACCACAAAATCAGCGTTAAAACGCAATTTCCATAAGATCTTTGGTAAAAATACGCCACCAAGTGAAGAGGTGATTGATGGCTTATGGCAATTGCTGATGCACAATAATGGCCGAAGAATAATGCCTAAGTTGATTCACTATATTGTTCAGCGCAAACAAAATCGCGAGCGTTGGGTGGGCGCACTAACCAATGCTCAAGTTCCGCTTAAATATATTTGTGGCATGACTGACCCGATTTCAGGGGTACATATGGCAGCTAGATTTGGAGAACTAATCGCTGACGCCGATGTGTGTGAGTTAAACGATATTGGGCACTATCCACAGTTAGAAGCGCCCAAACAAGTACTAGATGCCTTTTTTGATTTTTATCATGGGCAAGCACCTCACGAAAAACCAGCTTAG
- a CDS encoding PEP-CTERM sorting domain-containing protein (PEP-CTERM proteins occur, often in large numbers, in the proteomes of bacteria that also encode an exosortase, a predicted intramembrane cysteine proteinase. The presence of a PEP-CTERM domain at a protein's C-terminus predicts cleavage within the sorting domain, followed by covalent anchoring to some some component of the (usually Gram-negative) cell surface. Many PEP-CTERM proteins exhibit an unusual sequence composition that includes large numbers of potential glycosylation sites. Expression of one such protein has been shown restore the ability of a bacterium to form floc, a type of biofilm.) has protein sequence MATLLKRMLIASSLLSASFAANASLITNGSFEQLLFDDSSKAQGQIFNTNLADFTQRNRAWDVFYNLPGWQTSYGNGIELQKNVVTNSQDGQYHVELDSHTRGASNSAMTQIIDSLVIGQNYQLEFYYKPRTNRDNDNAIHVYWHDANVNFDQSLQAKHIADGSRSAIPNWQVQTVQFKATATEMALSFASVGAQNTLGGLIDNVSLVAVSEPPVIALMLGGAALFGFRRRQANK, from the coding sequence ATGGCTACTCTATTGAAGCGCATGCTAATTGCGTCATCATTGCTAAGTGCAAGCTTCGCAGCTAATGCATCATTAATCACAAACGGAAGTTTTGAGCAGTTATTATTTGATGACAGTAGCAAAGCACAGGGGCAAATTTTCAATACAAATCTTGCTGATTTCACTCAGAGAAATAGGGCTTGGGATGTGTTTTATAATTTACCCGGTTGGCAAACCAGTTATGGTAATGGCATTGAGCTACAGAAGAATGTTGTAACTAATTCACAAGATGGTCAATATCATGTTGAGCTTGATTCGCACACCAGAGGCGCCTCAAATTCAGCAATGACGCAAATCATCGACTCCTTAGTAATTGGTCAAAATTATCAGCTTGAGTTTTATTACAAGCCAAGAACCAATCGTGACAACGATAACGCTATTCATGTTTATTGGCATGATGCGAATGTGAATTTTGATCAGAGTTTGCAAGCTAAACATATTGCCGATGGCAGCCGCAGCGCGATTCCAAACTGGCAGGTGCAAACTGTGCAATTTAAAGCAACGGCAACAGAAATGGCATTAAGCTTTGCCTCAGTGGGTGCTCAAAACACACTAGGCGGTTTAATTGATAATGTTTCACTTGTTGCAGTTAGCGAGCCCCCTGTTATTGCACTTATGCTAGGCGGCGCAGCATTATTTGGCTTTAGACGCAGACAAGCGAATAAGTAA
- a CDS encoding alpha/beta fold hydrolase, which translates to MQSVITSHGIKLSYQDRGDKAAPVIILIMGLGAQMTVWPDELYFGLVDKGFRVIRFDNRDVGQSSQLDEFGDPSLVKSWLSTRFPSRLKVPYLLEDMAGDVLALMSSLKIKKAHLVGASMGGMIGQIIAAQHKKRVLSLTSIMSSSSSPKISSTNMSVFLKLAKRPQPSAREAVIQYHMKMNRLIGSPKYPAKEQELRAQAKKNIERGYNPGGFKRQLAAITASGDRRKLAQKIKVPTLVIHGSADPVIPLSAGIETAKHIPKTKLKVVYGLGHDFPVPLMPKLAKWITKHALKSQEKSQKRAQEKSQEKLQKKALQKAKKKQAQAN; encoded by the coding sequence ATGCAGTCTGTTATTACCAGCCATGGCATCAAACTTAGTTATCAGGATAGGGGCGATAAAGCCGCGCCAGTGATTATTTTGATCATGGGCTTAGGAGCACAAATGACAGTGTGGCCAGACGAATTGTACTTTGGCTTGGTTGATAAAGGTTTTCGGGTTATTCGTTTTGATAATCGTGATGTTGGCCAATCTAGTCAGCTTGATGAATTTGGCGATCCTAGCCTAGTGAAAAGCTGGCTGAGTACTCGCTTTCCCTCTCGTTTGAAAGTGCCCTATTTACTGGAAGATATGGCGGGTGACGTATTGGCATTAATGTCATCCTTAAAAATTAAGAAAGCGCACTTAGTGGGCGCCTCTATGGGCGGGATGATTGGACAAATCATAGCAGCGCAGCATAAAAAGCGAGTGTTAAGCTTAACATCAATTATGTCGTCTAGTTCGAGCCCGAAAATTTCTTCTACCAATATGAGCGTCTTTTTAAAACTTGCCAAAAGACCACAACCAAGTGCTCGTGAAGCAGTGATCCAATATCACATGAAAATGAACCGTTTAATTGGCAGCCCTAAATATCCTGCAAAAGAGCAGGAGCTGCGCGCACAAGCAAAGAAGAATATTGAAAGAGGCTATAATCCCGGAGGCTTTAAGCGCCAACTCGCGGCAATTACCGCAAGTGGTGACCGCCGTAAACTTGCGCAGAAAATAAAAGTGCCAACGCTAGTTATTCATGGCAGTGCTGATCCCGTCATTCCATTAAGTGCAGGAATAGAAACCGCCAAACATATCCCCAAAACGAAACTTAAAGTTGTTTACGGCTTAGGGCATGACTTTCCAGTGCCCTTGATGCCTAAGCTCGCCAAATGGATCACAAAGCACGCCCTAAAATCCCAAGAAAAGTCACAAAAAAGAGCGCAAGAAAAATCACAGGAAAAATTACAAAAAAAGGCGCTACAAAAGGCCAAGAAAAAGCAGGCTCAAGCAAACTAG
- a CDS encoding LysR substrate-binding domain-containing protein, which produces MYKSPITLEALLVLDAIDNRGSFAAAAEQLNKVPSALSYIVQKLEEQLSITLFVRQGRRSVLTPAGRHLLAEGRKVLGAVSKISEQAQTIAHGWEPKIRIGIDSILDCQPLMNTLASFLADYPNIEVDISEHVMNGTWEALQEDKLDLVIGAPSPVPNHQGIRTVSLGSLSQVLVAAPDHPIARLPQPVSNRDIEDFRTVIVHDSARNAVPWTSNVIEQSQHFYVTGVHQKIAAIKAGLGVGFLPQARVAELISQKALVIIPSENAPVEADCYLAWKVVNKGKGLQALTSRIIGSNS; this is translated from the coding sequence ATGTACAAAAGCCCGATCACGTTAGAAGCCTTGTTAGTGCTAGATGCCATTGATAATCGCGGTAGCTTTGCCGCTGCGGCAGAGCAGTTAAACAAAGTGCCATCGGCACTGTCCTATATCGTACAAAAGCTTGAAGAGCAGCTGTCCATTACCTTGTTTGTCCGTCAAGGCCGGCGCTCTGTGCTAACGCCGGCCGGCCGACACTTATTGGCAGAGGGGCGAAAAGTGCTTGGCGCCGTCAGTAAAATTAGCGAGCAGGCACAAACCATCGCACATGGCTGGGAGCCGAAAATACGTATCGGTATTGATTCTATTTTAGATTGCCAGCCGCTGATGAATACTTTGGCTAGCTTTTTGGCTGATTACCCCAATATTGAGGTGGATATTAGCGAGCATGTAATGAATGGCACATGGGAAGCCTTACAAGAAGATAAGCTAGATTTAGTCATTGGTGCGCCTTCACCTGTGCCAAATCATCAAGGTATTCGAACAGTTTCGCTAGGCAGCTTATCTCAGGTACTAGTGGCTGCACCAGATCACCCTATTGCGCGTTTACCTCAGCCAGTCAGTAACAGGGATATTGAAGACTTTCGCACGGTAATTGTGCATGACTCTGCTCGTAATGCGGTTCCATGGACCAGTAATGTGATTGAACAGAGTCAGCATTTTTACGTTACCGGCGTTCATCAAAAAATCGCTGCCATTAAAGCGGGTCTCGGCGTTGGCTTTTTACCACAAGCCAGAGTTGCCGAGCTTATCAGCCAGAAAGCGTTAGTGATTATTCCCTCAGAAAATGCGCCCGTTGAAGCCGATTGTTATTTAGCATGGAAAGTCGTCAACAAAGGTAAGGGGCTACAGGCGCTTACAAGCAGAATTATTGGTTCAAATAGTTAG
- a CDS encoding glutathione S-transferase family protein, whose protein sequence is MGLLVNGKWQDKWYDTKNSKGSFERQESRFRHQISDAQDALYQPEAGRYHLYVSLACPWAHRTLIFRELKGLQDIISVSVVEAEMLENGWEFGEQGSKTADPLHGFDYLYQVYLKAAPDYEGRVTVPVLWDKKTQTIVNNESSEIIRIFNTAFNSLTGNQNNYYPDTLQSRIDEINDEIYDAINNGVYRAGFATTQAAYEEAFFQLFEKLDWLEEHLANNRYLVGERLTEADWRLFTTLIRFDAVYHGHFKCNRNKVSEFHHISNYVRELYQVANVASTVDFDHIKVHYYASHRTINPTLVVPVGPVLDFDAPHDRAQLNAQSSSE, encoded by the coding sequence ATGGGCTTATTAGTAAATGGTAAATGGCAAGACAAATGGTATGACACGAAAAACAGCAAGGGCTCGTTTGAGCGTCAAGAAAGCCGCTTTCGCCACCAAATTAGTGATGCACAGGATGCACTTTATCAACCAGAAGCAGGACGTTATCACCTTTATGTCTCACTGGCTTGTCCGTGGGCACATCGCACCCTGATTTTTCGTGAGTTAAAAGGCTTACAAGATATTATCAGTGTCAGTGTCGTCGAAGCAGAAATGTTAGAGAATGGCTGGGAATTTGGTGAGCAAGGCAGTAAAACGGCAGATCCCCTGCACGGTTTTGACTACCTTTATCAAGTGTATTTAAAAGCCGCGCCTGATTATGAAGGCCGCGTGACCGTACCTGTGCTGTGGGATAAAAAAACGCAGACCATAGTCAACAACGAGTCGAGCGAAATTATCCGTATATTTAATACCGCCTTTAATTCGCTGACCGGAAACCAGAATAATTATTACCCAGACACGCTACAATCGCGCATCGATGAGATAAATGACGAGATTTACGATGCAATCAATAACGGAGTTTATCGCGCTGGTTTTGCCACTACACAAGCGGCTTATGAAGAAGCGTTTTTTCAGCTATTTGAAAAACTAGACTGGCTCGAAGAGCACTTAGCCAACAACCGCTACTTAGTCGGTGAAAGGTTAACCGAAGCCGATTGGCGCTTATTTACCACACTGATCCGCTTTGACGCTGTGTATCACGGCCACTTTAAGTGTAATCGCAATAAAGTTAGCGAGTTTCACCATATCAGCAACTATGTGCGCGAGCTTTATCAAGTGGCGAATGTCGCCAGCACAGTGGATTTTGACCATATTAAAGTGCACTACTATGCCAGCCATCGCACCATTAACCCAACATTAGTGGTCCCTGTTGGTCCAGTGCTGGATTTTGATGCTCCACATGATCGTGCGCAGTTAAATGCGCAAAGCAGTAGTGAATAG
- a CDS encoding pirin family protein, translating into MIKHIPYQQLGKADHGWLKANHHFSFAHYYNPKRMGFGTLRVINDDWVAAGTGFPPHPHKNMEIISFIRSGAITHQDSVGNKGITPAGEVQVMSAGTGIVHSEYNLSKEPLTLYQIWIEPNQHNVKPRWDSKRLSQKANSDSLPLLVSGFKEDKDKALFIHQEARIFGGKLAKGTQFEHEITHQAYILASSGSVDIIDGNNLITLAKGDGAEVTRQQQIVIEAHSDAELIIIDAPVH; encoded by the coding sequence ATGATTAAACATATTCCCTATCAGCAGCTTGGCAAAGCAGATCACGGCTGGTTAAAAGCTAATCATCACTTTAGTTTTGCTCATTATTACAACCCAAAACGTATGGGCTTTGGCACTTTACGTGTGATTAATGACGACTGGGTTGCAGCAGGAACGGGCTTCCCCCCTCACCCACATAAGAATATGGAAATTATTAGCTTTATTCGCTCTGGCGCCATCACCCATCAAGATAGCGTTGGCAATAAAGGCATCACGCCAGCCGGTGAAGTACAAGTGATGAGCGCTGGCACAGGTATTGTTCATTCAGAATATAATTTGAGTAAAGAGCCACTGACCCTTTATCAAATCTGGATCGAGCCAAATCAACATAATGTTAAGCCGCGCTGGGACAGCAAGCGCTTGTCGCAAAAGGCGAACAGCGATAGTTTACCTTTGCTTGTTTCTGGCTTTAAAGAAGACAAAGACAAGGCGTTATTTATTCATCAAGAAGCCAGAATATTTGGTGGCAAGCTTGCCAAAGGCACTCAGTTTGAACATGAAATTACTCATCAAGCATACATTCTCGCGTCATCCGGCAGTGTTGATATCATAGATGGCAACAATCTTATTACCTTGGCGAAAGGTGATGGCGCAGAGGTAACACGCCAGCAGCAAATCGTCATAGAAGCGCATTCAGATGCGGAGCTAATTATTATTGACGCACCTGTGCACTAG
- a CDS encoding winged helix-turn-helix domain-containing protein: protein MQPVNQQLRVGDLIVNRTTRKVTRAGQSITLLPREYQILEYLLLNTNQLITKTMLLENVGGFSFDPKTSIVQTHVSRLRTKLDKPFAYDLIKAVRGSGYLINDDH, encoded by the coding sequence TTGCAGCCAGTTAACCAACAGTTGAGAGTAGGTGATTTAATTGTTAATCGCACGACAAGAAAAGTGACTCGTGCCGGACAATCAATCACGTTGCTGCCGCGAGAATATCAAATTCTGGAATATCTGCTGCTCAATACGAACCAGTTAATCACAAAAACGATGCTACTAGAAAATGTGGGGGGATTTAGTTTTGATCCCAAAACTAGCATAGTGCAAACCCATGTTAGTCGATTGCGCACTAAATTGGATAAACCTTTTGCGTATGATCTGATAAAAGCAGTACGTGGCAGCGGTTATTTAATTAATGATGACCATTAA
- a CDS encoding DoxX family protein has translation MNTATIKNLFTSQQNISTLPLRLIAGVIFAAHGAQKLFAWFGGYGLDGTGQWMESIGLAPGYLMALMAGSAEFFGGLLLIVGLLTRPAALALAFTMVVAIFSVHIQNGLFMSNNGYEFGLSLLAISVALVFQGGGRFALDNLVASRIK, from the coding sequence ATGAACACAGCAACAATCAAAAACTTATTCACATCACAGCAAAATATTTCAACATTACCACTGCGCCTGATCGCCGGCGTTATCTTTGCGGCCCATGGCGCACAAAAGCTTTTCGCTTGGTTTGGTGGTTATGGCCTTGATGGCACTGGTCAATGGATGGAGTCAATCGGCTTAGCGCCAGGCTACTTAATGGCACTGATGGCAGGTAGCGCGGAATTTTTTGGCGGCCTGCTACTCATTGTCGGCTTATTAACTCGCCCTGCTGCATTAGCACTAGCGTTTACTATGGTGGTGGCTATTTTCAGTGTACACATTCAAAACGGCTTATTTATGAGCAACAACGGTTACGAATTTGGTTTGTCATTATTGGCCATCAGTGTCGCATTGGTTTTTCAAGGTGGTGGCCGCTTCGCGCTAGATAACTTAGTAGCAAGTCGCATTAAGTAG
- a CDS encoding helix-turn-helix domain-containing protein encodes MDQQPNLVLTEIVVRLLAESSVPAALTIEQCAQSLSMSMTSFRRKLAQEETSYKLIQQKYLNELCVKALLTEKPKIEALAISLGYSERATFERAFRQKFGITPSRFRELSLNHGAQHRQNLIAIANDLPPMPDSCAKLLAESDSGALDLACAVAIIEKDPVFSGRVIGLASKAIYGKTPTDLREAIGRNLGITTVVNLAVLYAVKDALQHHVDPMIIERYCQAFELAPKLMQLTRKQTTSAWFADHALAEQMLVFGLLGIFLLAHQSTEHQALIVHSVFGIDDLSTLNHHLQQSLSLSLFGASSLLLSIWHLDAGIIKQLNQLEQICLSKSKASHESKLMMLLLNCLYRIATEHKGVDDLFEKAELVGIDGFEAIYQEFINQASAA; translated from the coding sequence GTGGATCAGCAACCGAACCTTGTGTTAACTGAGATTGTTGTTCGTTTATTAGCTGAAAGCTCAGTGCCAGCGGCATTGACAATTGAGCAGTGCGCGCAGTCTTTGTCCATGAGTATGACGTCGTTTCGTCGCAAGCTAGCGCAAGAAGAAACCAGCTATAAACTAATCCAACAAAAATACCTTAATGAACTTTGCGTTAAGGCTTTGCTTACTGAGAAACCCAAAATTGAAGCTCTGGCAATATCACTTGGCTACTCTGAGCGTGCGACTTTCGAGCGTGCTTTTCGACAAAAGTTTGGTATTACGCCATCAAGGTTTCGAGAGCTTTCGTTAAACCACGGGGCGCAGCACCGTCAGAATTTAATTGCTATTGCCAACGACTTGCCACCAATGCCAGATAGCTGTGCTAAATTACTCGCCGAAAGCGACAGTGGGGCGCTTGACTTGGCCTGCGCGGTTGCCATTATCGAAAAAGATCCTGTATTTTCCGGACGAGTTATCGGCCTTGCCAGCAAGGCCATTTATGGCAAAACGCCGACGGACTTACGTGAAGCGATAGGAAGAAATCTAGGAATAACAACGGTGGTTAATCTTGCGGTTTTATACGCTGTCAAAGATGCGCTACAACACCATGTAGATCCCATGATTATCGAACGTTATTGCCAAGCATTTGAGCTTGCTCCTAAGCTTATGCAACTAACGCGTAAGCAAACAACTTCTGCGTGGTTTGCCGATCATGCGCTAGCTGAGCAAATGTTGGTATTTGGTTTGTTAGGTATCTTTTTACTCGCGCATCAAAGTACAGAGCACCAAGCGTTAATTGTGCACTCGGTATTCGGTATTGATGATCTATCAACACTTAATCATCACCTACAGCAAAGCTTGTCGTTAAGTTTATTTGGCGCGTCTTCGTTATTGCTTTCCATTTGGCATTTAGATGCCGGAATCATTAAACAGCTCAATCAACTCGAACAAATTTGCTTGAGCAAGAGTAAAGCGAGCCATGAGAGTAAGCTGATGATGTTATTACTTAATTGTTTGTACCGCATCGCAACTGAGCATAAGGGCGTTGATGATTTGTTTGAGAAAGCTGAGCTAGTCGGTATTGATGGTTTTGAAGCGATATATCAAGAATTTATAAATCAAGCTAGTGCTGCTTGA
- a CDS encoding response regulator — MRVLLVEDDIDTADFIVRGLSQSGESTHHETTGKGGIISATTADFDVIIFDRLLPDMDGVDAIRVLRQSKLLTPIIVLTALAETNERVSGLETGADDYP; from the coding sequence ATGAGAGTATTACTTGTCGAAGATGATATTGACACAGCCGACTTTATCGTACGAGGCTTAAGTCAGTCGGGCGAATCTACACATCACGAAACCACAGGTAAAGGCGGCATTATTTCAGCGACAACGGCAGATTTTGACGTCATCATCTTTGATAGATTGCTACCCGATATGGATGGCGTAGATGCAATTCGAGTTTTACGACAAAGTAAATTACTCACACCCATTATCGTGTTAACCGCATTAGCAGAAACAAACGAGCGAGTCTCAGGGCTTGAAACGGGTGCCGACGACTACCCCTAG